One part of the Aspergillus luchuensis IFO 4308 DNA, chromosome 5, nearly complete sequence genome encodes these proteins:
- a CDS encoding putative MFS transporter (COG:G;~EggNog:ENOG410PV9J;~InterPro:IPR020846,IPR011701,IPR036259;~PFAM:PF07690;~TransMembrane:11 (o30-50i57-74o86-104i116-139o145-165i248-273o293-315i336-357o363-387i399-419o431-451i);~go_function: GO:0022857 - transmembrane transporter activity [Evidence IEA];~go_process: GO:0055085 - transmembrane transport [Evidence IEA]), protein MGNMYSSGIATGFDSLAADLHVGYQKLADLVSWSVLSMGLANLVWMPLALCFGKRPVVLVSMAMFVAGIIWTVVAKDYNSLMGARVFASFGYGSIESLGPSILADMFYERNYSSAMAIYALFLSAGSQVGPLIAGYLVAARGWRWFFILCLIIAAVNFVTTFFFLPETLYEPGPEEQLDVDDEEKAEAYQSHVEAVPDVNTWRQQQQQQQQQFSYGGYWKSLFKVGLSDAARENGVFKHLARLFWLPLPMLLVPGVLIAAMMYGVVLGGVVSISTLSANIFSPPPYNFSSAALGLWTLGSFVGILVVWPIAGPLTDALSAYLRKRNNGVHKPEHRVPALIIPFVITPLGLVIFGYTVSRHMQYVIPAVGSAMSAAGLTLVPSVMLSYVVDSYPHTSGEALVLVNASKNVVAFGLSKGSVDWMTTQGVDKMFYEFAAVQWAVLALGLPLYFFGPWIRKRTSKYF, encoded by the exons ATGGGCAATATGTACTCG TCAGGGATAGCGACCGGCTTCGACTCCCTCGCGGCCGATCTCCACGTCGGATACCAAAAGCTCGCTGACCTAGTCTCCTGGTCCGTCTTGTCCATGGGCCTAGCCAACCTGGTCTGGATGCCGCTGGCACTATGCTTCGGAAAGCGCCCAGTTGTACTCGTGTCCATGGCTATGTTTGTCGCTGGGATAATCTGGACGGTCGTCGCAAAGGACTACAATAGCTTGATGGGAGCTAGAGTGTTTGCTAGTTTTG GCTATGGATCGATTGAGTCATTGGGGCCTAGTATCCTTGCTG ACATGTTCTACGAACGCAACTACTCCAGTGCAATGGCAATCTacgctctcttcctctcggCTGGCTCCCAAGTCGGTCCCCTCATCGCTGGTTACCTCGTTGCTGCCCGTGGCTGGCGCTGGTTCTTCATCCTGTGTCTCATTATTGCTGCAGTCAACTTCGTAActacctttttctttctcccagAGACGCTCTACGAGCCTGGTCCCGAGGAGCAATTGGATGTggacgatgaagagaaggccgaggccTACCAGAGCCACGTGGAGGCCGTACCTGACGTCAACACctggcggcagcagcagcagcagcagcagcagcaattctCCTACGGAGGGTATTGGAAGAGCTTGTTTAAAGTTGGCCTATCGGATGCCGCAAGAGAAAATGGTGTCTTCAAGCATCTGGCTCGGCTGTTCTGGCTACCGTTGCCCATGCTTCTAGTGCCGGGAGTTTTGATAGCTGCGATGATGTACGGTGTTGTATTAGGAGG TGTGGTTTCTATATCCACCCTTTCTGccaacatcttctcccctccgccATATAACTTCTCCTCTGCTGCTCTCGGCCTCTGGACGCTTGGTAGCTTCGTCGGCATTCTCGTCGTATGGCCCATCGCGGGCCCTCTGACAGACGCTCTCTCTGCCTATCTCCGCAAACGCAATAATGGCGTCCATAAACCGGAGCATCGGGTTCCCGCCCTCATTATCCCGTTCGTCATCACTCCACTCGGTCTGGTTATCTTTGGATACACCGTCTCCCGCCACATGCAGTATGTGATACCGGCAGTAGGCTCGGCCATGTCTGCAGCAGGGTTGACGCTAGTCCCTTCGGTGATGTTGTCATATGTTGTCGACTCATACCCGCACACTAGCGGCGAGGCGCTAGTATTGGTGAATGCTAGCAAGAACGTCGTTGCCTTCGGTTTGAGCAAGGGATCAGTGGACTGGATGACCACCCAGGGTGTGGACAAGATGTTCTATGAGTTCGCTGCTGTACAATGGGCGGTCCTCGCTTTGGGATTACCATTATATTTCTTCGGGCCGTGGATCAGGAAGAGAACTTCCAAGTACTTTTAA
- a CDS encoding putative nuclear distribution protein RO10 (COG:S;~EggNog:ENOG410PQ15;~InterPro:IPR009991;~PFAM:PF07426;~go_component: GO:0005869 - dynactin complex [Evidence IEA];~go_process: GO:0061640 - cytoskeleton-dependent cytokinesis [Evidence IEA]), with amino-acid sequence MTLENDAVAGATIELLETRLRRLTYLLTGDANWTGNPTPPAKPASLDDSVSRRLLRLERDLEKLSRNIPAVRDVLSLHDRFPDLFRQTPSKSLPENLSTQNLASIVLSYASAFPETASRLTSLNDLPIPDAETSASLIQLQPRLDQLARTQEDQAKQISELRVRSARVLQRWYEVALVSGGECWAEWEGRLEDVEREVKREEVVRERRAKEL; translated from the exons ATGACCCTCGAAAACGACGCGGTCGCCGGTGCCACAATTGAGCTCCTCGAGACCCGTCTGCGGCGTCTCACATACCTCTTGACCGGCGATGCAAACTGGACTGGCAATCCCACGCCGCCCGCAAAGCCCGCATCTCTCGATGACAGCGTCTCGcgccgtcttcttcgcctAGAAAGGGACCTGGAAAAGCTGAGCAGAAACATCCCCGCCGTTAGAGATGTTCTGAGTCTCC ACGACCGCTTCCCCGACCTCTTCCGCCAAACACCTTCCAAATCACTCCCTGAGAATCTATCGACGCAGAACCTCGCCTCGATCGTCCTATCCTACGCTTCTGCGTTCCCTGAAACCGCCTCCCGACTTACTTCGTTGAATGACCTCCCCATCCCGGACGCCGAGACTTCAGCGTCGCTTATCCAGCTTCAGCCACGACTGGACCAGCTGGCGCGAACTCAGGAGGACCAGGCCAAACAAATCTCCGAGCTACGTGTGCGGTCTGCTCGAGTCTTGCAGCGATGGTACGAAGTGGCGCTGGTTAGTGGCGGTGAATGCTGGGCCGAATGGGAAGGAAgactggaggatgtggaaAGGGAGGTCAAACGGGAGGAAGTGGTGAGGGAGCGGCGAGCGAAGGAGTTGTGA
- a CDS encoding fungal specific transcription factor domain-containing protein (COG:S;~EggNog:ENOG410PRMF;~InterPro:IPR007219;~PFAM:PF04082;~go_function: GO:0003677 - DNA binding [Evidence IEA];~go_function: GO:0008270 - zinc ion binding [Evidence IEA];~go_process: GO:0006351 - transcription, DNA-templated [Evidence IEA]) has translation MQQSYNLIEDLSKRLNSELHSSGITSAFLDACLQQFFEWLSPCFPVIHKPTFSTRETIPPLLLNMVALGSLFVCQPDSSQKGEMLWRLGHTAVATSWQTLSSLRGPRDACDGVQLVMTALLGQLFALLSSNESIRRTAFVWHGLGFYWARTSGMYAAEDMQQYDIPGREAPGSTKHAAWLTWAAIETKRRAILGHYILDGLISQASGSPASTRHLINSIKTACPDAAFLAKTADDWIVEMEKSSPTQRPFSEVFVSVFSPDYSSSSPPRLSVFSTLVTLEGLQSLISDLHETTGPVFGAISERQIIQALLNIYDTNISKESPIHDNKFQLTLRWHTVCLELAVSSASLCRRICHAYGLQQPLGGMATKEDQLSFDLNQWARSAGATRAVLHALAITRIVSQIPFKSAHAPHIPAAIYASAVVMGGWCLSREETIHVGSNTPWHDIWREGHDIDQYLRHEDTDGTKVQLLNEMNFLQISLKTITSRWSVSRPMAETIQQIATLARQYH, from the coding sequence ATGCAGCAAAGCTACAATTTGATAGAGGACCTGTCAAAACGCTTGAACTCGGAGTTGCATAGCTCGGGGATCACATCCGCCTTCCTTGACGCATGCTTGCAGCAATTCTTCGAATGGCTTTCACCATGCTTTCCCGTCATACACAAACCGACATTTTCAACACGTGAAACCATCCCACCGCTTCTGCTGAACATGGTAGCCCTCGGTTCCTTGTTTGTATGCCAACCAGATTCATCTCAAAAAGGAGAGATGCTCTGGCGCCTTGGCCATACCGCGGTAGCAACCTCCTGGCAAACACTAAGTAGCCTGCGGGGGCCGCGAGATGCCTGCGACGGTGTCCAGTTGGTCATGACGGCGCTTCTAGGGCAACTATTTGCACTACTCTCCAGCAATGAAAGCATACGAAGAACTGCATTTGTATGGCATGGACTTGGCTTCTACTGGGCGCGAACATCTGGCATGTACGCCGCAGAAGATATGCAACAATACGACATTCCAGGACGAGAAGCCCCAGGCTCGACAAAGCACGCGGCATGGTTGACATGGGCGGCCATAGAAACTAAACGACGCGCAATCCTGGGCCACTATATACTCGACGGCCTAATCTCACAAGCTTCGGGGTCCCCGGCCAGCACTCGTCACCTAATAAATTCCATCAAGACCGCATGCCCTGATGCTGCCTTCCTCGCAAAGACCGCAGACGATTGGATCGTCGAAATGGAAAAATCGAGCCCAACTCAACGTCCCTTCAGCGAAGTCTTTGTCTCCGTCTTCTCACCAGATTATTCAagttcctccccaccacgtCTCTCAGTATTCTCTACCCTTGTCACCCTAGAGGGTCTACAATCCCTCATATCCGACCTGCACGAAACCACCGGACCGGTATTCGGCGCAATTTCCGAAAGGCAGATTATCCAAGCTTTGTTGAATATTTACGACACGAACATCAGTAAAGAGTCACCCATCCATGACAACAAATTCCAACTCACCCTCCGATGGCACACCGTTTGCCTTGAACTAGCcgtttcttctgcttccttatGTCGAAGGATATGTCACGCATATGGTCTACAGCAGCCACTCGGAGGAATGGCCACCAAGGAAGATCAGCTGTCATTTGATCTAAACCAATGGGCTAGAAGCGCCGGTGCTACGAGAGCAGTTCTACATGCACTTGCTATTACTCGAATCGTCAGTCAGATTCCGTTCAAGTCAGCCCACGCACCTCATATCCCCGCTGCTATATATGCCTCAGCAGTTgtgatgggtggatggtgtTTATCCCGCGAAGAGACGATCCACGTTGGGTCAAATACTCCATGGCATGATATCTGGCGTGAGGGACATGACATCGATCAATACCTCCGACACGAGGATACCGACGGGACTAAAGTCCAACTGCTCAATGAGATGAACTTTCTCCAGATCAGTCTGAAAACTATCACGTCACGCTGGAGCGTGTCTCGTCCTATGGCAGAAACAATCCAACAAATAGCCACCTTGGCTCGACAATATCATTGA
- a CDS encoding putative monooxygenase (COG:C,H;~EggNog:ENOG410PH8B;~InterPro:IPR036188,IPR002938;~PFAM:PF01494;~go_function: GO:0071949 - FAD binding [Evidence IEA]) — translation MGIFNSVLGRTEGSTMSHQDSHLDIIVVGAGLSGLATAISCAMSGHTVTVLEQAKELAEVGAGLQITPNASRLFSHWKLPEKLWTDAAEPTSLTVHRYTGEVLAHEESFNRNIRSKYSAPFIDLHRVDLQQALYARAKELGVTFHLDERVNTIDFDTTTVTTLSGRTVSGDLIVAADGLWSRCRECYCGKKDDPIPTGDLAYRIVLTADQISDPDLKAWVENPTVHFWIGPGAHAVGYSLRGGKMMNIVLLVPDDLPPGVSRQTGSLDEMMRLFVGWDPVLTRFLGYVNGVDKWKLMHHAEMESWINDKSNLVFIGDACHPMLPYLAQGANSSLEDGAVLGGLLGHMKHKSDLPAILRLYEKLRKSRGEAIVRETFKQRNDFHMHDGPEQEKRDQLFLSQLGKELKGAFPSRWTCPEVQPWLYGYDAIKEVENVVEQNPGLFGDSKRRGVTSHL, via the exons ATGGGCATCTTCAACAGTGTTCTCGGGAGAACTGAAGGATCCACAATG AGCCATCAAGACTCACACCTTGACATCATCGTCGTGGGCGCAGGCCTCAGTGGCCTCGCCACCGCCATTTCCTGCGCCATGTCCGGCCACACCGTGACAGTTCTCGAGCAAGCGAAAGAGTTGGCAGAAGTTGGCGCTGGTCTTCAGATCACTCCCAATGCTTCCCGCTTGTTCTCACACTGGAAGCTCCCCGAGAAGCTATGGACCGACGCTGCAGAGCCCACTTCCTTAACAGTCCACCGCTACACAGGCGAAGTCCTCGCCCATGAAGAATCATTTAACCGGAATATCCGTTCCAAGTACTCCGCACCCTTCATCGACCTGCACCGCGTAGACCTGCAACAAGCACTATATGCGCGAGCCAAGGAGCTCGGCGTGACCTTCCATCTCGACGAGAGAGTCAACACCATTGACTTCGATACTACTACCGTCACCACCCTCAGCGGCAGAACTGTTTCCGGGGATCTAATTGTCGCCGCAGATGGACTCTGGTCCCGGTGCCGGGAATGCTACTGCGGGAAAAAAGACGACCCCATTCCCACGGGAGATCTGGCGTATCGGATTGTCCTAACGGCAGACCAGATCTCAGACCCGGACCTGAAAGCTTGGGTTGAGAACCCGACGGTACATTTCTGGATCGGACCTGGGGCACATGCAGTAGGGTATTCCCTGCGCggagggaagatgatgaatatTGTTCTCCTGGTACCGGATGATCTACCCCCGGGAGTATCTCGACAGACCGGCTCGCTGGACGAGATGATGCGTTTATTCGTGGGTTGGGATCCAGT CTTAACCCGCTTCCTGGGCTACGTCAACGGCGTTGACAAATGGAAACTCATGCACC ACGCCGAAATGGAATCCTGGATCAACGACAAATCCAACCTCGTCTTCAT CGGCGACGCCTGCCACCCAATGCTCCCCTACCTCGCACAAGGCGCCAACTCATCCCTCGAAGACGGCGCCGTCCTCGGAGGTCTCCTCGGCCACATGAAACACAAATCCGACCTGCCCGCTATCCTCCGATTATACGAGAAGCTGCGCAAGTCTCGAGGTGAAGCGATCGTGAGGGAGACGTTCAAGCAG CGAAACGACTTCCACATGCACGACGGCCCCGAACAAGAAAAACGAGACCAATTATTCCTTTCTCAGCTGGGGAAGGAGCTCAAAGGGGCTTTTCCGAGTCGGTG GACGTGTCCTGAAGTTCAACCATGGCTATATGGATATGATGCGATTAAGGAGGTGGAGAACGTGGTGGAGCAGAATCCGGGGTTGTTTGGTGATAgtaagaggaggggggttaCTTCGCATCTATAG
- the SNF1 gene encoding protein kinase (BUSCO:EOG09261IOS;~COG:T;~EggNog:ENOG410PGMD;~InterPro:IPR017441,IPR032270,IPR008271,IPR028375, IPR000719,IPR011009,IPR013896;~PFAM:PF16579,PF07714,PF08587,PF00069;~go_function: GO:0004672 - protein kinase activity [Evidence IEA];~go_function: GO:0004674 - protein serine/threonine kinase activity [Evidence IEA];~go_function: GO:0005524 - ATP binding [Evidence IEA];~go_process: GO:0006468 - protein phosphorylation [Evidence IEA]), giving the protein MAAAFDDEDLSVSLPPINNSDRSRDRTAGTEPPSNSNIPAMAMPPPSRPIGKGGEPPMQSPATTRDMQRLDQYQTIKILGEGSFGKVKLAIHQPSGRQVALKIISRRKLLSRDMVGRVEREIQYLQLLRHPHIIKLYTVIATKTDIVMVLEYAERELFDYLVKRGRCNDAEARKFFQQIICAVEYCHRHKIVHRDLKPENLLIDSEKNVKIADFGLSNIMTDGNFLKTSCGSPNYAAPEVISGKLYAGPEVDVWSCGVILYVLLVGRLPFDDDYIPALFKKIAAGNFHMPGYISPGAARLIRSMLQVHPVHRLTIPEIRQDPWFLQDLPKYLQPPPEEFIATGVDPNKAIDPRKLVPGKPLSVQHKIHQVAISKLERSMGYARDDIEDALKNPEPSAIKDAFFIIMENEMMQTNSPTDDNMLVPPVTPSPPPDRIPKPTATSGRATPVPAPGTPPGPPTRTRSGSQRQTYQPPQQSDADDLNAPRVSHVRILPTSLPYVHDQLMEQREREREREREQRIQATDRLLEEQAQRGPESEGDSRRGGRSPEEQEATARALKPHSRSIIDLDKLRLEPPEGRSAPHQPKKSRKWQFGIRSRNQPYEAMLYLYKAIEAQGGIWEIQPAGADGLQIGVKPADAGQPQPLQSKYPDLPSDYYIPKEPWFIRARLLKEGVRAPGPSTSVHSSRSDLEELRRRVNLSSAPASLDDRNLTPEHASMSGPSSATQHHSISRISYGVWVFVDIQLYQLEENNYMVDFKCDGYQNVIRGEGDADWHPISKRFWNKEKEVTSPYPFLDVASDLVAQLAVAS; this is encoded by the exons ATGGCCGCTGCTTTCGACGACGAGGATCTCTCTGTCTCGCTCCCACCCATCAACAATTCCGATCGCTCTCGTGACCGTACCGCCGGGACTGAGCCTCCTTCCAATTCCAACATCCCCGCCATGGCGATGCCTCCGCCATCCCGCCCGATCGGAAAGGGCGGCGAGCCTCCGATGCAGTCACCAGCAACCACCCGGGACATGCAGCGCCTCGACCAGTACCAGACGATCAAGATATTGGGGGAGGGCTCCTTTGGCAAGGTGAAACTGGCCATTCACCAGCCCAGTGGTCGCCAGGTCGCTCTGAAGATCATCTCCCGTCGCAAATTGCTGTCTCGTGACATGGTTGGTCGTGTTGAACGTGAGATCCAATACCTCCAACTGCTGCGGCACCCGCACATCATAAAATT GTACACCGTCATTGCCACCAAAACCGACATCGTCATGGTGTTGGAATATGCCGAACGGGAACTTTTCGATTATCTAGTCAAGAGGGGCCGGTGTAATGACGCTGAAGCCCGCAAGTTCTTCCAGCAGATCATATGTGCTGTGGAGTACTGCCATCGTCATAAAATCGTACATCGTGACCTCAAACCGGAGAATCTTCTGATCGATAGCGAGAAGAATGTGAAGATCGCAGATTTTGGTCTGAGCAACATTATGACGGACGGAAACTTTCTGAAAACCAGCTGCGGAAGCCCTAACTATGCAGCGCCAGAGGTTATCTCCGGGAAGCTTTATGCGGGGCCGGAGGTAGATGTTTGGAGCTGTGGTGTCATTCTCTACGTGCTCTTGGTAGGAAGGCTTCCGTTCGACGACGACTATATACCGGCCCTGTTCAAGAAAATTGCCGCGGGCAACTTTCATATGCCTGGCTACATATCCCCCGGAGCTGCTCGGTTAATTAGGTCAATGCTACAGGTACATCCTGTTCATAGGCTTACTATCCCTGAGATCCGTCAAGATCCCTGGTTCCTTCAAGACCTACCCAAATACCTACAGCCGCCGCCCGAAGAATTCATTGCTACTGGTGTCGATCCGAATAAGGCCATTGATCCCCGCAAGTTGGTCCCGGGGAAGCCCCTGTCAGTGCAGCACAAAATCCATCAAGTAGCTATCTCCAAGCTGGAGAGAAGTATGGGTTATGCCCGCGACGATATCGAGGATGCGCTCAAGAATCCGGAGCCCAGCGCCATCAAGGACGCTTTCTTTATCATCATGGAGAATGAGATGATGCAAACCAATT CGCCAACAGACGATAATATGTTGGTACCCCCGGTAAcaccctcgcctcctcccgACAGGATACCTAAGCCTACTGCAACGTCCGGACGAGCAACTCCTGTTCCTGCTCCGGGAACCCCACCTGGTCCTCCAACAAGAACACGTAGTGGTTCGCAACGCCAGACCTATCAACCGCCTCAGCAGAGCGATGCCGACGATTTAAACGCACCTCGCGTGAGCCATGTTCGGATTTTACCAACGAGTTTACCTTATGTCCACGACCAACTCATGGAACAGcgcgagcgcgagcgcgaACGCGAACGTGAGCAAAGAATTCAGGCCACTGACCGGTTATTGGAGGAACAAGCGCAACGTGGTCCAGAATCCGAGGGAGACTCGCGCCGTGGTGGCCGCTCCCCGGAGGAGCAAGAGGCGACAGCAAGGGCTCTGAAGCCGCATTCTCGTAGTATTATAGACCTTGACAAGTTGCGTTTGGAGCCGCCTGAAGGTCGGAGTGCCCCGCATCAACCCAAGAAATCTCGCAAATGGCAGTTTGGCATTCGTTCACGCAATCAGCCTTACGAGGCAATGCTTTACCTTTACAAGGCCATTGAAGCACAAGGCGGGATATGGGAAATCCAGCCAGCTGGTGCAG ACGGGTTGCAGATTGGAGTCAAGCCGGCCGACGCAGGACAGCCGCAACCGCTGCAGAGCAAGTATCCTGACCTACCATCGGACTACTACATCCCGAAAGAACCGTGGTTCATACGAGCCCGCCTTTTGAAAGAAGGCGTCAGAGCTCCAGGCCCGTCGACCAGTGTCCACAGCAGTCGAAGTGATCTAGAGGAACTTCGCCGCCGCGTCAACCTCTCAAGTGCGCCGGCTTCCTTGGATGACAGGAATTTAACCCCAGAGCACGCGAGCATGTCGGGTCCTTCCTCTGCGACGCAGCATCATTCCATTTCGCGCATCTCTTATGGAGTCTGGGTGTTCGTCGACATCCAGCTGTACCAGCTCGAAGAGAATAATTACATGGTCGATTTCAAATGCGATGGATACCAGAATGTGATCCGTGGCGAAGGGGATGCCGATTGGCATCCCATCAGCAAGCGGTTCTGGAATAAGGAGAAAGAGGTCACTAGTCCCTATCCGTTCCTTGACGTGGCATCGGATTTGGTGGCTCAGCTTGCGGTTGCTAGCTGA
- a CDS encoding uncharacterized protein (COG:S;~EggNog:ENOG410PN3D;~InterPro:IPR009060;~PFAM:PF14555;~go_function: GO:0005515 - protein binding [Evidence IEA]), with translation MWWGSSPDRFKQSSTISYIWLSHCDWFWKSPLTWSVEFIIGRFYLFGYCKGDLLQPVGLRRGGSDMASEPTEEAIANFVSFTSSTREQAISFLKANNLNSNQAINAYFEDPTGPQTQNIGYQNDSAVPAFQIEHADPAPGSSITAPSRPPSALNSSEQASGSEYQHSAPASTQTANDANKGLSLAEQEERELQQAMAMSLNQNLGQQETGVTTNEAKFGRATRDHYDEGAWAMTLFNSTSREIVISPDPAERRRKDGEPAFIRPSHDNMYLGGLLTILHSIPLAREALLLRNRLLTDYGKDPQWWNGQSITLPKIVTIDDAQDGDTEWDDIIYEAQRVAAFLDSTDRAFGSADALANLKSMSSYDSEGSAARFLESWQEAAVRADPDNQLATIFSSTAYKRPLSIYDTPLDKEFFLLDSYVEQEHGQTLYDVIDHTMWSDRPGEDLDDVWLEHVAEVFTIKLEGSNKPVDVKIPAVFYPDRYLAANRDLAREFRAQRLQIYEKIFRLEGLMNRFSTSKSVIHQGLTSRETLEKAAAAVSSTLPKSLSNETTAFTPESANAEAQRVADELKAISCKIEAKLKELETKKQDAMESLRSYSKILTEASSSGELPHHKYTLRGVCTEPHVTYVLKRRVPEGSTNGCTTSADDEYQWWRISFSTDDAKNRQAGTSSEGDAALHNSDVIGYTARKVREIEVLRAAREESKNVLLVYANNNAMNVPEEPAPSQLQKFVHLDNQAFEAECQEADSTRTQSGRQNRALSASEPLSQQEGRTTPNVNVFDYQVPSFDEGVGRGQEMEERGGRPLLSRSSTAGPVQPSQNADAMWDQVDDKAT, from the exons ATGTGGTGGGGAAGCTCTCCCGATCGATTCAAACAATCCTCCACCATCAGCTACATCTGGCTTTCGCACTGTGACTGGTTTTGGAAGTCGCCCCTCACTTGGTCTGTTGAATTTATTATCGGGCGCTTCTACTTATTTGGTTATTGCAAGGGCGACCTGCTCCAGCCGGTGGGATTGAGACGGGGAGGCTCCGACATGGCCTCCGAACCAACGGAGGAAGCTATTGCGAACTTCGTGAGCTTCACCAGCTCAACCCGCGAACAGGCAATAAGCTTTCTCAAG GCGAATAACTTAAACTCGAACCAAGCCATAAATGCCTATTTTGAAGACCCCACGGGCCCTCAGACGCAG AATATTGGATACCAAAATGATTCTGCCGTTCCTG CGTTCCAGATCGAACACGCCGACCCGGCCCCCGGTTCCTCGATCACCGCTCCTTCACGCCCGCCATCAGCCCTAAACTCGAGTGAACAGGCATCTGGTTCTGAATATCAGCATAGCGCACCTGCATCAACACAGACTGCTAACG ACGCCAACAAGGGCTTATCCTTGGCCGAGCAAGAGGAGCGGGAACTGCAACAAGCTATGGCCATGTCTTTGAATCAAAATCTCGGACAGCAAGAGACGGGTGTCACAACGAATGAAGCGAAATTTGGTCGAGCTACTCGTGACCACTATGATGAAGGCGCCTGGGCAATGACGTTGTTCAATTCTACCTCTCGTGAAATTGTCATAAGCCCCGATCCAGCagagcggaggaggaaagacGGTGAACCGGCCTTCATACGACCATCCCATGACAACATGTACCTGGGTGGACTATTGACGATCCTTCATTCAATTCCTCTGGCGAGAGAAGCTCTTCTGCTCAGGAACCGACTTCTCACGGACTATGGAAAAGATCCACAGTGGTGGAACGGCCAGTCTATTACACTTCCTAAGATTGTCACTATTGATGACGCGCAGGACGGCGATACTGAATGGGATGATATTATATACGAAGCCCAGCGTGTGGCAGCATTTTTGGACTCTACTGATCGCGCCTTTGGAAGTGCTGATGCATTAGCCAACCTGAAAAGCATGTCCAGTTACGACTCGGAGGGCAGCGCGGCTAGATTTTTGGAATCGTGGCAAGAAGCTGCAGTCCGGGCAGACCCAGACAATCAATTGGCGACCATATTCTCGTCAACTGCATATAAGCGACCTCTTTCGATTTATGACACACCATTGGATAAAGAGTTCTTCTTACTAGATTCCTACGTGGAGCAAGAGCATGGTCAGACTCTCTATGATGTTATCGACCACACCATGTGGTCCGACAGGCCGGGCGAAGATCTTGACGACGTATGGCTAGAACACGTCGCAGAGGTCTTCACAATCAAGCTGGAAGGCTCTAATAAACCCGTTGATGTGAAGATCCCTGCAGTTTTCTATCCTGATCGGTATCTTGCGGCCAACCGAGATCTCGCGCGGGAGTTCCGTGCGCAAAGGCTCCAGATCTACGAAAAAATCTTCAGACTAGAGGGCTTGATGAATCGCTTCTCAACATCTAAGTCGGTCATTCATCAAGGACTGACCTCTAGAGAGACGCTGGaaaaagctgctgctgcggttTCCTCGACACTGCCCAAGAGCTTGTCAAATGAAACGACTGCCTTTACTCCAGAGTCGGCGAATGCGGAGGCACAGAGGGTGGCTGATGAGCTGAAAGCGATATCCTGTAAAATAGAAGCCAAGCTCAAAG AGCTAGAGACTAAGAAGCAGGATGCTATGGAAAGCCTCCGGAGCTATTCTAAAATCCTCACtgaagcttcttcttcgggcgAATTACCACATCACAAGTACACACTGCGGGGCGTGTGTACTGAGCCACATGTGACTTATGTCCTAAAGCGCCGTGTGCCGGAAGGCTCCACGAATGGATGCACTACCTCAGCCGATGACGAGTATCAATGGTGGCGGATCAGCTTTTCGACCGACGATGCGAAGAATCGCCAGGCTGGAACAAGCTCAGAAGGCGATGCAGCTCTGCACAACTCCGACGTCATTGGGTATACCGCTCGCAAGGTCAGGGAAATTGAGGTCCTTCGAGCGGCCCGTGAAGAATCTAAGAATGTCTTGCTTGTTTACGCCAATAACAATGCAATGAACGTGCCGGAAGAGCCAGCTCCCAGTCAACTTCAG AAATTTGTGCACTTGGACAATCAAGCATTTGAGGCCGAATGTCAGGAAGCAGATAGTACTAGGACCCAATCTGGCCGCCAGAACCGTGCATTGAGTGCTTCT GAACCGCTCAGCCAACAGGAAGGTCGTACGACGCCAAATGTGAACGTGTTTGACTACCAGGTCCCATCATTTGACGAGGGAGTGGGCCGGGGGCAGGAAATGGAGGAAAGAGGTGGACGCCCTTTGCTCAGCCGGAGTAGCACAGCTGGACCTGTGCAACCTTCGCAGAATGCCGACGCGATGTGGGACCAAGTCGACGACAAGGCGACATGA